A stretch of DNA from Cannabis sativa cultivar Pink pepper isolate KNU-18-1 chromosome X, ASM2916894v1, whole genome shotgun sequence:
aaaatcaataatttttttcatacattattttttagaatttaAAACAAATCATTGAAGattatggtatatatatatattagttttgttaattttttttgtttattttaaagttatgtcatttttcttttaattttttatgggttgtcagtatttttattttgttgtatgatatattattatttttagatgatatttatttttattttactatgtataatagtgatatataattttgttagcataatacagatattttaatgtatgtatataattttattggcatgctacatatatttaattattaatttttatatattttaattatataatatattatttgttttaaataatatttaattagtttttattttattatatacaatgatatatataattttgttgtcattgtatatatattttaattgtggtatataatttgattagtatagtttatatatattagtaatatattttttttattatatatattttggtgaataatatatatattttttgttttacataatatcatttttttaaaataatatttaagtcttattttttattgtacgTTTGTTGACGAGACATATAATGTTATTAGCATGctatacatttttatttttatttgttgttattatatatatattttttattgtaaggtatatattttttgttatatggtatataagtttattgtatattatattattttattttagattttaattttaattttattatatataaaggtgatatataattttgtaagtatagtgtatttattttatgcttatatataattttgttaatatagtatctacattttttttaataatattatattatattatattattttattttttattataggtatatatattttgttgtatggcATATGATTTTTATTGTGTATAGTATATCTCTTATTTAagatgatatttagtttttattttattatatataaggattatatataacttttttggtatgtatatttttatagtggtatatataattttgttagcatgatatatattttttgagtattaatttagtattgttataatatctttatggtatataattttattactaagatattttaattttcagtGCTACGATCATAAAATAgagtctttttcatttttacactttaaaacagttcttttttgcatttttataaaattctacatagaaactcctgTTGCAACTAACAGAGCAACTtaaatcgcaacaaaaaatcgtataacaacccacatagaaactactggagaaaccactttagaaacccaaaccgtatatttgaaaaaaaaaataaaaaacagtaTATAGGGTAATTCtcctataaaatattattatatatatttaataatctaatatatttattcatttttgttacaatatattattattcaatactaaaaaaattatataacttaattaattattatgcaCACTGAAGGGACTTCTCGAAAAGAAACGTCAACAGTTGGAGTCGACTATTTGGGACTCCCTTCTAAGAGGGAATAACTAGCCATTTAAAACTCTTTTTCGGAGGAATACTAGCAAACCCTAGAGACTCCTTCTGGATGGACTAGTTAGACTTCTGAGAACGCCCTtccaaataatattttacattccataaacaaataatttttagagacCTTTTTATTTTGAGGAACTATACTACAAGATCAATAATCAATTTCGTAACCAATAAATTTAATATGGTTATACGaatgaatatttaaaaaattatataaaaactatatagtatatattaaGGTTAAATATGGAGTAGATAGTATCACCCTCGATCGTACCCCGAACTCgctttatgtaaataaaattgttCCCACCCCCGCTCCATAACCCACCAAAGCTGGTATTTCCTACCCCAGTCGGGTAGTTATGGTTAACCACAGGTACGCATTCCCCCAAGTCAAAAATTTCCATCTCTAATATATGCATAAATGAATTTATATTGTTGGTTTTAGAAAAGTAAATACACTTGTCTTTGAAATAGTTTTtagtgatttaaaaaaaatggtttttAGTGATAATATGTggttcaaatattaatttaattacttcTTATATTTgttcattcttatttcatgtaTATACGTAGTTTTGAAAGATTGCTTTGTTGTAAAGAGATTAACAAAGAAAACAATCCATATTTTGATACGAATGAAGGGACCAGGTTAAGCTGAGTACTCTTGACCCTTACGAAGAGTAATGGGACCAGGTCCTTTTGGCTCATCCACAGAGGCCCTTTCCTATTCCCTCTAAATCATATTCCGATCTTAATAAAAGCAAGAGAATGATTCCACAAGCTCTTTCCTGAATCTACAAGCAATTACTCTTTACAGtcttaaaagataaaaaagtaCTTTAAACCCCACTTCATGATCTAAACTTCTTACTATAAATACAAGCACAAACCAACTAAACATATATCAACCCAAAAGAAATGAAGTTATCCCACAACAAAATAGTTCTCATAGTCCCTTTATATTGCCTTTCACTAATAGCTATCCAAATAGTCCCAAGTACCACTCAAAAACATGCATGCGACCAAAGTTTCTCACAAACGAACAATTCACCATTTTGCAACACTTCCTTATCCTACGAGGCCAGAGCAAACGATCTCGTTTCGCGTCTCACTCTCCAAGAGAAAGTCCAACAACTCGTGTCAGGAAGCTCTGGCATAAGCCGGCTTGGCGTGCCAGCCTACGAGTGGTGGTCCGAGGCTCTTCATGGTGTCTCCAACGTGGGACCGGGGACAAAGTTTAATGGAACCATCCCCGGTGCCACCAGCTTCCCAGCTGTCATTTTGTCCGCAGCGACTTTTAATGAGTCGCTGTGGTACAAAATGGGACAAGTAGTGTCGACCGAGGCTCGAGCCATGTACAATACTGGCTTAGCTGGGTTGACTTACTGGAGTCCAAATGTGAATGTTTTCCGTGACCCTCGGTGGGGCCGCGGTCAAGAGACTCCTGGAGAGGACCCTCTTGTGGTATCCAAGTATGCGGTGAATTATGTTAAGGGTTTGCAAGAAGTGAGTGATGATGAAGGTGATAAGCTTAAAGTCTCTAGTTGTTGCAAGCATTATACTGCTTATGATGTTGATAATTGGAAAGGTGTCGATCGGTTTCACTTTGATGCTAAGGTAAACAACTACAACTTTATTAGATAAGCTTAGAACCATCAATTATTAGTTGgaagtataaaaaaaatgtaagtaTTCACTTTTCATTGTATACTAAGAAAAGTGCCAAGTAAAAGTGACTTGAGGAATaacaaatgaataaaaattattagttaGAATATTCATAACTGTTAGAAAATCTTGTGTAAATATtagaacatatataaaatttatagacTATTTTTCTAATTgtaaattggttttgagataaaATCTCATTTATCTTAATCTCTTTCATTCCAAATTCTAACATGTTATCAAATCCAAATTAAAACTCTAACGAGTAACCGATCCAAATACAAAAATTGGTTCAAAAAAAGCCGCTTGTGATTTAAGGATAGTGagccaaaaaaaaatcattttgagCTAAAAAACCACTTGTGATCAAATCAAGATTGGTGAGCAAAAAAAATAGCCACTATCTTGAGAGGAGATGTTAGAGAGTCTTACATTGTTAATGTGTAGAAATATTAGACATATATAAAATCTATGGGCTACTCttctaattaattttgagatgaaACCCCATTCATCTTAAcctctttcatctcaaattctaacaataaccaattaattttaaaatgaaaccaTACTTCATACAATACGATTCTTTGTAGTGTTAGCATAGAATTTAACTACTATgcttacattttatttatttatttattttttgaagaatTTCTTTAATAATATAGCTATATTGGGGTTTAATAATGATGCAGGTGACAAAACAGGATTTGGAGGATACATATCAGCCACCATTCAAAAGTTGTGTGGAGGAAGGTCATGTGAGTAGTGTAATGTGTTCATATAACAGGGTTAATGGGATTCCCACCTGTGCTGATCCAGACTTGCTCAAAGGAGTGATTAGAGGCCAGTGGGGCCTAGATGGGTAATTTAATAAATCTCTCTTCCTTAAACCTCACACTTCTTATATTAAGCTTCATGATTTAAAAAGCACCATTATTACACTTTTCTCAAGTTGCAGTAaactataattttaaaagaagagAGAAACATAATTCAATTAAGCAATCTCTTTTATTATCACATCTTTAATTTTggcttttatttctttcttttgagcAGATATATTGTTTCAGATTGTGACTCAGTAGAAGTGTATTACAATGCCATACACTACACTTCAACACCTGAGGATGCTGTTGCTCTTGCCTTGAAAGCAGGTGCTGAGATTAATTTCTGACCAATTGGGTACTCTAAAAATTTAGTGACCGAGTTAATGTTAACACTTTTGAGCTTCAAATGTGATGAAATAGTACTTAATCATGCAGGTTTAAACATGAACTGTGGAGATTATCTAGGAAAATACACAGCCAATGCTGTTAATCTAAGTAAAGTGGAAGAATCTGTAGTAGATCAAGCTTTGGTTTACAACTACATAGTCCTTATGAGACTTGGATTTTTTGATGGGAATCCCAAATTTCTCCCATTTGGAAAACTTGGGCCTTCTGATGTATGTACTGATGACCACAAGGCTTTGGCACTTGCTGCTGCAAAGCAGGGAATAGTGTTGTTGGATAACAATGGTGTTCTACCTTTGTCTCGAAAGGGTACAAAGAGCTTGGCTGTTATAGGGCCCAATGCAAATGCCACAACTGTTATGATAAGCAACTATGCTGGCATACCTTGTGGTTACACTAGCCCCTTGGAAGGGCTAAAGAAATATGTTCAAGATTTGAGATATGAGCCAGGGTGTGTTAATGTCAAATGCAGCAACGAAAGCCTCATTGAGGCAGCAGCCAAGGCGGCGGCTGCAACCGATGCTTCGGTTGTGGTGGTGGGGCTTGATCAATCCATTGAAGCAGAGGGACTAGATAGAGAGAACTTGACATTGCCCGGGTTTCAAGAGATGCTTGTTAAGCAAGTGGCGAATTCGACTAATGGAACAGTTATTCTGGTTGTTATGTCAGCTGGTCCAATTGATGTTTCATTTGCCAAGAATTTGAGTAAAGTTGGGGGGATTATATGGGTAGGTTATCCTGGTCAAGCTGGAGGAGATGCTATAGCTCAAGTCATATTTGGAGACCACAACCCAGGTATTCTTGTTTACACTAACATTGATTCTACTAGTCATGTTATTTGTTAAAATTAAGAGTACTTTGTTTACATTGTTAGGTGGAAGGAGTCCTTTTACATGGTACCCTCAAGAATATGCAGATAAAGTATCAATGACAGACATGAACATGAGAGCCAACACCAGTAATAACTTCCCTGGTAGAACTTACAGATTCTACAATGGAAAAACAATTTATGAGTTTGGTCATGGCCTAAGCTATTCAACATTTGCCAAGTACATTATAAAGGCACCTTCCACTGTACTAATCAAACCAAAATCCACTTCCAATCAAAACAACATTCTTTGTCTAGCTTCCAACTCATGTGCTCAACTGAAACATGAAACCCTTAACGGGCAAGCTATTGATGTTTCAACCTTGAATTGCCAGAACTCTACATTTGACCTTGTTGTTGGCATAATGAACAGGGGACCAAAAGATGGTTCTCATGTTGTGCTGGTATTTTGGAAGCCGGCAAGCTCGGTGGACTTGAGTGGAGCACCAAATGTGCAGTTGGTGGCCTTTGAAAGAGTATTTGTTATGAAAGGAAAGAATGAGTCTGTGACTGTGAAAGTTGATGTGTGCAAAGTACTTAACCTTGTGGATAGTAAAGGGGAGAGAAACTTGATCATTGGACAACACACTCTTATTGTTGGCTCCCCAAGTGAACGCCAAGTTAAGCACCATCTTAATGTGAGATTAGCTTCTGAGATAGAATTACCAACTGAGAGCAACATTTTATCTTCATGAACTCATAAACATTTTCTAGCTAGTTAGTGAGTTAAAAGTATGAATAGATGCTTTTATATGTTGTGTATTTATGTACCATGTTGGTATTTGTTATTTAtagtaaaaattatattattatgcagACCGTGGGGTAATTGAGTTTAAACTAGTGACTCTTAACATGTCAGCAAGATTAGTCTGTCAGACTCGGATGCATGACAGTACTGGTTTACACGTGGAAAGCATCTTGACCATTTCAAAATCTTATGTAAAAGTTTCAACTACTCTTCAACTAGACATTAGAGTCCAAGACTAGTTCAATAGAACTCACTGAAAAGTTATTGAGCAAGTTCAAAAACTAACACTCACAGATATAAATTGGATGTCACTTGGCTTAGTGAGGACAAAATCAAGTGTATTTATCAAGGTATAATCACCACATTGAGTTGTGTTTTCTCTTAATGTAGAAAAATGCACCAAGAAAAAACAAGGCCTTGGAAACTAATCTTGGTTCTCACCTTACTCATTCATGCTTGCCAAGTTTGCACATACCACCTATCGAATTCTCCATCACCTTCACCAGTGAGTTTTCTAAATCCTAAAGAGTAATGCAATAACTCAATTTTTCATTTTGGTTGAagaatttttatgttgtaattttCATGTAGGCCAACAACATGATGCCAAAAGAAATGAGTCATGGGAAGGGGAGAAGAGGGTCATCTGTGATTAAATTATGTAAGGCAAAATGTAATGAATGTGAACCGTGCATGCCTGTTGAAGTGTCAATAAGGAGAATGGGTTTGGAAGAGGAGTACTATTACTATCCACAGGTGTGGAAATGCATGTGTGGCCACACTCTATTTTCTCCTTAACTAATAACTTGATTTTCTCTATTGTTTAATGCTATTGTTCACTCAGTACAGATGAGAAAACTTTGTCCCATATTGATAGAGAGAAGAAAGTAGTGtattcaaataatatattaataatgctTCTAGACTTGTATCTCAGTGTCTAGTCCTCCCAACGAAATTCTAAAACTAAATTctacaaataatatatttttcaattcttgCAACTAATATGATTTCTTAAGaattaggaaacaattttcatttcattcATTTCTAATGCAATGCTTTTtccactaaaaaaaaatttaataatttttttatcaagttTTTAAACGACACCTTAATGCTTAAATGAGAAAAACACTTGACTGAATTACACTTGAATTCTGCAGATGAAATtgagaattgaaattcaaatgtTATATGGTCTTAAAAACTTAAGAATAAATATAAGAATGAAAtggaaaaaaattgtttaattttttcttatctTACAATAAATTGGTCTTTTGTGTGGTGTTTATAATTCACCTCAAAAACACAAGAACGTGAATGAATTAATGCAATGCCAAGATCAAAACTAACCAAAGAAGCATAAAACATTGAGACAAAAAAAATAAGCCACACCAAAACGTTCGATTAATTACTGGCAATTGGCTACTCTCTGAATGAACAACCTTTGATTTGAATCTTTATTAATGGAATTCTTGGAGAACACCAACATGATGACACTAGGAACTCACAATGAGAATCGAGTTCTCTGGTATTAGTCTATACAATTACTTTAGAGAAGAAAATTAGAATTAGTGATCAATGAGATCAACAGTactatatttatagactttacTCCAAAATTGTTGGAATGACACTGTCATAACTAACTTCGTTTAACTGGCTAAGACCAAGTCGAACTATAGCTGGCTAGCTGAGAAGAATTAAAAGTTAGTTTTAACTAACTCTAACAGAGATTACAACTTTTCttccattttaaaatagaatagtcattttaccaaaataatgaaaaattattttattgaaatGATATTCCgacactttaaaaaaaaaaaatcaaacaaaggaataaaataaaaattgtttcattTCTATCTCactccatttcattacctcaaTCAAACACCACCTCAAAGAAAGACTCAACTCTCTTAAACACCTGAACAACTCAAAAGACTTGGTTCATCTTTCATTCTATCGTGAAATGACTTGAGTTGGTCTTTATATAGATACCAAAATGTAACAAACTTTTACTAAACATTCTTAGTAGTCATTAATATCTTGCTACATGTTTAAATATAGTTTCAATCCCTCTCAACAAATCTACCAGCTTGATTGAACTACTTGAATTATTAATAATACCATTAGGCATAGTGCTTCTAACAATTTCCAAAGAAAATACCTCAAACGTTGAGGCAGCTCAACATGCTTCATTGTTTCATTGTGCATCAGATTTTGTCTTTCACATTCTTCCATACACTATATTGATGAACTTAACATTACATCTTCTCTTTGATCGTATTCTTCCCATAACAAAGATTTCCAAACTCAGTTATCATATCTTTCTCCACCACCCAGTCTTCATCTTCCTCTTCCATCTCTATTGTCACACACATAACTCATCCACTTCATTAGAGTCATTCATTACAAGTTGTTATAATAGCAAGATACAGAAACGTTGACTACTTAGAAACTTTGAATCATTACACTTTTCTCttgttttttataataaaaatacatatgatatcatgatatatatatatatttaaaagggTATAGAATAATATACGTAATacgtaatatatattttgaaaagggtatataaattaatatttaatgtaGTGACATAATATATAGCTCCCTCTCACATCACATTAAATATTGCATGCTTAATTAGGTTATCTTTGATATCTAGCTTTGACTTTATCACTtgcgtaaaaataaaaacaatagaTTCCAAGGAGTAGGTTGAAACAAGTTGTAATTGGAAGGAAgcccaaatataaattttggaACATCCACtatagtatatataataattctttttcactatataattattttagtaaATAATGTTAGCTAAGCAGGGGCCAAATCTCTCTTAAttttaatcttaaatataaatataagccAAAAATGCTTAAAcacaaatttattttagcatgaACAAAATACAAGTGTAGGCCTACTCAAACATGTGGTAGGCTCGTGCCTAGAATTCATTTAATTTaagaactaaaaaaattattttcttttaaaattacatatttttttaccaaatttaaaaaatattactgttttttatttaagaactcaagtatttttttttagagaaatttacatggtacactaacttttgtcattttttttacaaaaatattgttaggcggaattttttacttttttactgtgttttttttataagtttcatactgcagtatactgtgttaagtttcactGGTATTTTTTAGtcgttctactgttgttttgagttgttctgctttgtgttttactggtgttttataaaaacacagtgtatttttttaaaaaaaatcatgtgacagtattttttgtaaaaattcacttaaattccagtatttttgtaagtttctttttttttatatataacctACTAGGCCCTGGACACTTGGCTCTTAACTAAAACCAGTTTTGAATTCGTTAATTGTACTaccataaaactaattagtgcGTGACAATACATATAGAATGATCAAGTAAGCAGATAAGTCTTTACAATGTGATTAATATGACAAACAACTGGTGTCCATATTATTGGCCATTAATAAATAGCTAGAAATAATGACTCGGAGTATAAATTGTAGTAGGGACCAGAAAACCAAAATgtcaaaaatcatattttaagaaaaaactaGCCCTGAATTCTTCTTTTTCAAAACCAGTTTTGAATTCTCTTTTCCCTCTTTTGATCTTATCCTACaaacaagtaaataatttgtaggtGAAGCAAAAGTCAACCCACTGAATCATTAAGCTAGTAGAATTAAGATTTCTTGTAACTAAATCATATCCTTTGTTTTTGGgttatgataattaattaccCTTTGCTTAAGAGTTGAGACTCTCTCCTTATTACCCTTTTCCTTTCCTTTCCAATCCTATCCTCTAATGTTTATACGCGTCAAGCCGCCATTACCATCTGATTAAGATTGAAAGAGCAGTCAAAATCAACGCCCCCAGTTGGGACCCTGAAAAATTTAGTGAGTCAATTATGATTTCCCACTCATCTTCTCTTAATGACTATTACACCCTTACTCTAAATTAACATAATCTTTTCCATTAGAGGGTCAAATTAGTCATTAACCAACCATTACCTACCTAATCCCACTAACGAAATTCCCTCTACTCACCCTAATATAAATAGCAACTTTCATATTTCATTACATCATTTCTGTTCTGTCCTCCTCCATTTATTCAAACACAATCAAAACCAACCAAAGAAATATTAAGCAAAACTTCCATGGAAGGTTTGATTCCTTACCTTCTTCACGCACTCAAGAAAGATAAGCCCAGAAATAGCTACAGAAGCTTTTCCGACACCTCCAACAGAAGCTACCACCGCCTTTCAAACGAATCTATTCATAATTTGGCTGAAGGATCATCTCACCGCCGTACTCGATCAGAGTTTCAACCACCTCCGGCTCTGAATTTCTTGGAACAGAGATCGCGTAGCTACAACAACAGAGGTTTTCCTTCGCCGACTTTAATGGCCGTCGTCGACGATAGTAAGGACTCTTCTCCTAGTTTCCAAACTTATAATTTGGGGATGGATGGTTCTTCTGGTATGAGGAGGAAGAAGATCAATCATGTTTCTAAGTGAAATCTCTTTATTacattaatatatgtatatcatCAAATTGATTTGATTTTTATGTGTAATTATACTGTTTATTTAAGGGTAATGAAGTTTCACTTGCAATTAATTTGTAATCAAAATTCAAACtgaattattttattagaaatgcTTGTGAAGATTCGAATGTAATATTAgaagttttttcttttaataataaaagataacaagttAATTagaatataactaaaaatatatatattttgtatactaattaatatatagaaacaaatatattataattaggtACTATCTTTGGTGGATTCGCCTTGTTCTTAGGTACActattgttagagttagtaaaTCTAGCATTGTCAAATGAAGAACGTCTAGTGTCTGGTCACCATTTTGATATTGACTCTTTAATAATAGATTTTCATCAATCATATTCTCTTTATACCCTCTTTCAAGTTTTCTCACTTTGGATATTTTGGATTTGTTCTTCTGGGATTTTAACtagacatgattttttttttggtacttttttattttttttcattaactACTAAGCGTATTATAATTTACAATTGTTTTTACATATAATAATCAAAAGAAGCTAACTCTTAcatcataaaataatactattttTATGTCCACCTCTAGTTTTCAAACTAatgaaaactgttttcaaatTGTATACAGTAAAAGGGCGTTTGGTATCAGGTGTTCAAAATAATTAGATtatatgaaataatatgaaggagaatatgattataGAGAAATGTGTAAACTGTGTTTAGTTGTGTAGGGTAATATGTAATCATATTCCCATTAATTGAATTATACTGATTGAGTACaagaattttatatattattttaaaaaattaaaattaaaatatttttttattttatctatagaatgttaattatacataaaaataaaataattattcattaaagaaatatatttattaattagaaaatattacattttattatattttttattaattaaaataaatatttttatatatcacTATGTTATTTATCTTTGTTCGCTATGTCATTTATGTAAACCATTCTCATAAATTTATCTATGATACatttatatgttattgctaataacataaaaataattcagtTATAAAAAAATCGATCTTAcagactaaatatatatatatcgtaatattttatttataataatcataatattaatggtatttaaatttatttattaatttaaaaatattattcaaattaatataatagaaGAGAATAACTAATTCCACTCTTTTTTAATGTATCCACATTACCCTCCTTTAGGGTATTTATATTACCAAGGGAATGACATTTTAAGATTAAACCTTCCAAACAAACAAACTAATGTTTAACATTACTATTCTCTTGCTAACATTAACCTATTCCAAACACCCCCTGAAACCTTTAGAATAATTTAATGTGAAAAATAATGTAAagtgtgatatttttttttatatgtaactGTGGGAAATTTCAACTATTgtgcataattaaaattaacttaaatggaatcaagaaataattagcaataacaataataacaaaatgCAATTCAAGAATTGGCGAAATCATAGTATAATAGCGCacataaaattggaaataaacaatgcaagaaaattataaaattaacacCAAAAATTATATTGGTTTAAGTGTAATAGATCGATGTAATTTATGGTTCTACTCCAGTTTTAGAATACtaccgaaatatcatttattgattgagcaagaaCACATATACAATACAGTTGAGAGCAATTCTCTGTTTAGATTCTCtcaatgtgtttttttttaacacTCTTTTCTGAGAAGCTCCGTCATCTACATAAATTTCTCCTTTACAAAACTCAAAACCCAATCATCTCTTTTCTCtgtacctctctctctctctctctctctctctctctctctctctctctctctctctctctctctctctctctctctctctctctctctctctctctctctctctctctctttctctctctctctctctttgtctctctctatctctctcaatCAAAACCACATATTGTAACTAAGCTTTCCAACAAATacaatgtgacagtcagtagtcccgtgatccgtaaggggaaacaccgggtaagctgtgcaatcccacaccgcctggggaaggtcaagtgggatgattctgagactgtgtaggtatgggactacacagttgaagagggcttaaatggattgattggtactacctatatcaacaaggtgcatcttgtttttcggtagcccatcacgaaagaactccacagttaagcgtgcttggcctggagtaatttaaggatgggtgacctcctgggaagttttcccaggaagcgtgcgagtgaggacaaagcatgctggaaacactcgtgttggtctgtagggccagtcatcaatccaggaagcagccagagtggtgtactcgtgtataagagccattagtccgtgggtgtaagggcccaatggatgCTTGAAGCGGGGG
This window harbors:
- the LOC115703083 gene encoding probable beta-D-xylosidase 5 isoform X2 — encoded protein: MKLSHNKIVLIVPLYCLSLIAIQIVPSTTQKHACDQSFSQTNNSPFCNTSLSYEARANDLVSRLTLQEKVQQLVSGSSGISRLGVPAYEWWSEALHGVSNVGPGTKFNGTIPGATSFPAVILSAATFNESLWYKMGQVVSTEARAMYNTGLAGLTYWSPNVNVFRDPRWGRGQETPGEDPLVVSKYAVNYVKGLQEVSDDEGDKLKVSSCCKHYTAYDVDNWKGVDRFHFDAKVTKQDLEDTYQPPFKSCVEEGHVSSVMCSYNRVNGIPTCADPDLLKGVIRGQWGLDGYIVSDCDSVEVYYNAIHYTSTPEDAVALALKAGLNMNCGDYLGKYTANAVNLSKVEESVVDQALVYNYIVLMRLGFFDGNPKFLPFGKLGPSDVCTDDHKALALAAAKQGIVLLDNNGVLPLSRKGTKSLAVIGPNANATTVMISNYAGIPCGYTSPLEGLKKYVQDLRYEPGCVNVKCSNESLIEAAAKAAAATDASVVVVGLDQSIEAEGLDRENLTLPGFQEMLVKQVANSTNGTVILVVMSAGPIDVSFAKNLSKVGGIIWVGYPGQAGGDAIAQVIFGDHNPGGRSPFTWYPQEYADKVSMTDMNMRANTSNNFPGRTYRFYNGKTIYEFGHGLSYSTFAKYIIKAPSTVLIKPKSTSNQNNILCLASNSCAQLKHETLNGQAIDVSTLNCQNSTFDLVVGIMNRGPKDGSHVVLVFWKPASSVDLSGAPNVQLVAFERVFVMKGKNESVTVKVDVCKVLNLVDSKGERNLIIGQHTLIVGSPSERQVKHHLNVRLASEIELPTESNILSS
- the LOC115703083 gene encoding probable beta-D-xylosidase 5 isoform X1 gives rise to the protein MKLSHNKIVLIVPLYCLSLIAIQIVPSTTQKHACDQSFSQTNNSPFCNTSLSYEARANDLVSRLTLQEKVQQLVSGSSGISRLGVPAYEWWSEALHGVSNVGPGTKFNGTIPGATSFPAVILSAATFNESLWYKMGQVVSTEARAMYNTGLAGLTYWSPNVNVFRDPRWGRGQETPGEDPLVVSKYAVNYVKGLQEVSDDEGDKLKVSSCCKHYTAYDVDNWKGVDRFHFDAKVTKQDLEDTYQPPFKSCVEEGHVSSVMCSYNRVNGIPTCADPDLLKGVIRGQWGLDGYIVSDCDSVEVYYNAIHYTSTPEDAVALALKAGLNMNCGDYLGKYTANAVNLSKVEESVVDQALVYNYIVLMRLGFFDGNPKFLPFGKLGPSDVCTDDHKALALAAAKQGIVLLDNNGVLPLSRKGTKSLAVIGPNANATTVMISNYAGIPCGYTSPLEGLKKYVQDLRYEPGCVNVKCSNESLIEAAAKAAAATDASVVVVGLDQSIEAEGLDRENLTLPGFQEMLVKQVANSTNGTVILVVMSAGPIDVSFAKNLSKVGGIIWVGYPGQAGGDAIAQVIFGDHNPGGRSPFTWYPQEYADKVSMTDMNMRANTSNNFPGRTYRFYNGKTIYEFGHGLSYSTFAKYIIKAPSTVLIKPKSTSNQNNILCLASNSCAQLKHETLNGQAIDVSTLNCQNSTFDLVVGIMNRGPKDGSHVVLVFWKPASSVDLSGAPNVQLVAFERVFVMKGKNESVTVKVDVCKVLNLVDSKGERNLIIGQHTLIVGSPSERQVKHHLNKNAPRKNKALETNLGSHLTHSCLPSLHIPPIEFSITFTSQQHDAKRNESWEGEKRVICD
- the LOC115703084 gene encoding uncharacterized protein LOC115703084, which translates into the protein MEGLIPYLLHALKKDKPRNSYRSFSDTSNRSYHRLSNESIHNLAEGSSHRRTRSEFQPPPALNFLEQRSRSYNNRGFPSPTLMAVVDDSKDSSPSFQTYNLGMDGSSGMRRKKINHVSK